One window from the genome of Pantoea cypripedii encodes:
- the zur gene encoding zinc uptake transcriptional repressor Zur: protein MSNLSPDQLLNQAETLCLQRGVRLTTQRAEVLRLMAEQNGSISAYDLLDQLRVSEPQAKPPTIYRALDFLLEQGFIHRVESNNSYVVCHHFDEPAHTSVMLVCDRCAAVSEKHAHGVEKIISGLAEQAGFALRHSVIEAHGLCENCAEVEACTHHDSCDHDHQVEGKKRLRKG from the coding sequence ATGTCAAATTTGTCGCCAGACCAACTTCTGAACCAGGCTGAAACGCTTTGCCTGCAACGCGGCGTGCGTCTGACCACACAACGTGCCGAAGTGCTGCGCCTGATGGCCGAGCAAAATGGATCGATCAGTGCTTATGATTTACTGGATCAGCTGCGCGTGAGTGAACCCCAGGCAAAGCCACCAACCATCTATCGTGCACTGGATTTTCTGCTGGAGCAGGGATTTATCCATCGCGTGGAATCCAACAACAGCTACGTGGTTTGCCATCATTTTGATGAACCCGCGCACACCTCAGTGATGCTGGTTTGCGATCGCTGTGCCGCAGTGAGCGAAAAGCATGCGCATGGGGTGGAAAAGATCATTTCCGGATTAGCTGAACAAGCCGGTTTTGCGTTGCGCCATAGCGTGATTGAAGCGCATGGACTATGTGAAAATTGTGCGGAAGTGGAAGCCTGTACCCATCATGACAGCTGTGATCACGATCATCAGGTTGAGGGGAAAAAGCGGTTGCGGAAGGGATAA
- a CDS encoding conjugal transfer protein TraF: protein MVKTLFRRKKVAYLVVLNSVFLSSSALAAGTWYDARNDAMGGTGVASSTWSSAVLANPALMTKAKPEDDVSIIFPSAGIQVTDKDKLINKVDDITDTVDRYQDVINSLTWQDYLNGYPQLKAAAGDMANQLRDLRGNTADGSAGVALAVTVPNETLPFAFVTKAYGTAHIRANVTQSDIDYLEGVADGSRIPLPGDEDNLTSSANGLAALVTDYGIAVAHEFSIAGHPVSVGITPKLQKTWLYNYTASIYNYDKSDINSSRYRSSDTGFNVDAGIATDFADNWTFGVTGQNLISRNIDTKEVNGYRDTYQIRPLVTTGLAWNYGPVTLTGDVDLTQTKRFKSEDSSQYVGVGGEYRVLDWLQLRAGYRADMNSTDTNVFTAGFGLSPFNNTVHLDLAGSVGADNTWGAMLQLGFNF, encoded by the coding sequence ATGGTGAAGACATTATTCAGACGCAAAAAAGTTGCTTATCTTGTTGTTTTGAATTCAGTATTTCTTTCCTCTTCAGCTCTGGCAGCAGGTACCTGGTATGACGCGCGCAATGACGCAATGGGCGGCACGGGTGTGGCTTCTTCTACCTGGAGCTCTGCGGTACTGGCGAACCCGGCATTGATGACCAAAGCAAAACCTGAGGATGATGTAAGCATCATTTTCCCTTCAGCAGGGATTCAGGTTACTGATAAAGACAAATTGATTAATAAAGTCGATGACATTACGGATACCGTCGACCGTTATCAGGATGTGATTAATAGCTTAACCTGGCAGGATTACCTCAATGGGTATCCACAGCTCAAAGCTGCTGCGGGTGATATGGCGAACCAGCTCCGCGATCTGCGTGGCAATACAGCGGATGGTTCAGCGGGAGTGGCACTGGCTGTCACCGTACCTAATGAAACCTTACCTTTTGCGTTTGTCACCAAAGCCTATGGCACTGCGCATATCCGCGCTAACGTGACGCAAAGCGATATCGATTATCTGGAAGGGGTCGCTGACGGCTCCAGAATTCCGCTACCGGGCGATGAAGATAATCTGACCTCCAGTGCCAATGGGCTGGCGGCGTTAGTGACTGATTACGGTATTGCCGTGGCACATGAGTTCAGCATTGCCGGACATCCGGTCTCGGTGGGAATTACGCCGAAACTGCAAAAAACCTGGCTTTATAATTACACCGCCAGCATCTACAACTACGACAAAAGCGACATCAACAGCAGCCGTTATCGCAGCTCAGATACCGGTTTCAACGTGGATGCGGGTATTGCCACTGATTTTGCCGACAACTGGACTTTCGGGGTCACCGGTCAGAACCTGATTTCGCGCAACATCGATACCAAAGAAGTGAATGGTTATCGTGATACTTACCAAATCCGCCCGCTGGTCACCACCGGTCTGGCCTGGAACTACGGCCCCGTCACCCTGACAGGCGATGTCGATCTGACGCAAACTAAGCGTTTCAAATCAGAAGATAGCAGCCAGTATGTCGGCGTGGGCGGAGAATATCGTGTGCTGGACTGGTTGCAGCTGCGTGCCGGTTATCGTGCCGATATGAATTCGACTGACACCAATGTTTTCACTGCCGGTTTTGGTCTGTCACCGTTTAACAATACGGTACATCTGGATCTGGCTGGTTCGGTTGGCGCAGACAATACCTGGGGTGCGATGTTGCAGCTCGGATTTAACTTCTGA
- the dusA gene encoding tRNA dihydrouridine(20/20a) synthase DusA, which yields MTDTFSSQRFSIAPMLDWTDRHCRYFHRKLSGDTLLYTEMVTTGAIIHGKGDYLAFSEDEHPVALQLGGSDPAALAQCAKLAEARGYDEINLNVGCPSDRVQNGRFGACLMGEAALVADCIKAMRDVVSIPVTVKTRIGIDDQDSYAFLCDFVGTVAQQGGCDTFIIHARKAWLSGLSPKENREIPPLDYPRVYQLKRDFPHLTMAINGGIKTLEEAKIHLQHMDGVMMGREAYQNPGILAQVDCELFGRDTPVVDPVAVVRSMYPYIEAELAKGTYLGHVTRHMLGLFQGIPGARQWRRYLSENAHKPGADVRVLEAALALVADKIPQEA from the coding sequence ATGACCGATACCTTCTCTTCGCAACGTTTTTCCATTGCCCCCATGCTCGACTGGACTGACCGTCATTGTCGTTATTTTCACCGCAAGTTAAGCGGCGACACGCTGCTTTACACTGAAATGGTGACCACTGGCGCAATCATTCATGGTAAGGGCGACTATCTGGCCTTTAGCGAGGATGAACATCCGGTAGCACTGCAACTGGGCGGCAGCGATCCGGCGGCTTTAGCGCAGTGTGCAAAACTGGCAGAAGCGCGTGGTTATGACGAGATCAACCTTAATGTGGGGTGCCCGTCCGATCGTGTGCAGAATGGTCGTTTCGGTGCCTGTCTGATGGGTGAGGCGGCCTTGGTCGCGGATTGCATTAAAGCGATGCGCGATGTGGTGAGCATTCCGGTGACGGTGAAAACCCGCATCGGTATAGACGATCAGGATAGCTACGCATTCCTGTGTGATTTCGTTGGCACCGTGGCGCAGCAGGGGGGTTGTGACACCTTCATTATCCACGCACGTAAAGCCTGGCTTTCGGGTCTTAGCCCAAAAGAGAACCGTGAGATACCGCCACTCGACTATCCACGCGTGTACCAACTGAAGCGTGATTTCCCGCATTTAACCATGGCTATCAATGGCGGTATCAAGACGCTGGAAGAGGCGAAAATCCACCTGCAACATATGGATGGTGTGATGATGGGGCGCGAAGCCTATCAGAATCCTGGCATTCTGGCGCAGGTTGATTGTGAACTGTTTGGCCGCGATACCCCGGTGGTGGATCCGGTAGCGGTAGTGCGCAGTATGTACCCCTATATTGAAGCGGAACTGGCGAAAGGAACTTACCTCGGCCATGTTACACGCCATATGCTGGGGCTATTCCAGGGGATTCCGGGGGCGCGTCAATGGCGTCGCTATCTGAGTGAGAATGCTCACAAACCGGGAGCCGATGTGCGTGTGCTGGAAGCGGCACTGGCACTGGTGGCAGATAAGATCCCACAGGAAGCCTGA